One genomic region from Halosolutus amylolyticus encodes:
- a CDS encoding DUF7342 family protein: MSETDAADGPPPFEDAFASDDVEQRIYGTILQTREPTTASSIADSADCDPKTARKYLGWFDDLGIVTRHDGHPATYERNDAYFEWRRINQLAADHSVEDLQDRVRELTTRITEYEATYDAASPAAVDAVDAAEASDERTIDDVYSDLGDWATAREERDRYERARQQRTGGEREQASG, translated from the coding sequence ATGTCCGAAACAGACGCCGCCGATGGGCCACCCCCCTTCGAGGATGCGTTCGCCAGCGACGACGTCGAACAACGCATCTACGGCACCATCCTGCAGACCCGCGAGCCGACGACGGCGAGCTCGATCGCCGACAGCGCCGACTGTGACCCCAAGACCGCCCGGAAGTACCTTGGCTGGTTCGACGATTTGGGAATCGTCACTCGACACGATGGCCATCCGGCCACCTACGAACGGAATGACGCGTATTTTGAGTGGCGACGCATCAATCAGCTCGCAGCCGACCATTCCGTCGAGGACCTACAGGATCGCGTTCGTGAGCTGACGACGCGCATCACCGAGTACGAGGCGACGTACGACGCCGCGTCACCGGCCGCAGTCGACGCCGTCGACGCCGCGGAGGCCAGCGACGAGCGGACCATCGACGACGTGTACAGCGACCTCGGCGACTGGGCGACCGCCCGTGAGGAGCGTGACCGCTACGAACGCGCGCGCCAGCAACGCACGGGTGGCGAGCGCGAACAGGCGTCCGGGTAG